From the Haladaptatus sp. DJG-WS-42 genome, the window GGCGAATCAAACGATTCTCGCAGGCCATCGTCACCCCACTGGTAGCCAACGGGGCCGGTCGCGCTGATGCTCATGACGTGCGCCGCCTCGTTTGGCAGGCTGATGGCGTTGCCGTCGTGTTGGAGGGCTGCGCCGTCGTTGCCCGACGACGCCACGATGAGCGTGTCGAGTTGAGTGCTCACGTAGGCGGTGGTTCGATTGAGTACCTTGCCGTAGAACTGCCCGTTTGCACTTCGAGAAACTGGGTACGCGCCGAGACTCATGTTCGCTGCGTCACACCCAATCTGTCCCGCGTACACGAGCGCGGCGAGGATGTCACCGAAGTTCGCGGAGGGGCCGGTCGAGAACACGCGACAGTCGATGATTTCGGTGGCCGGTGCGCTCCCGGTCACGCCTTCGTCGTTCTGGTCGCTCGCGGCGATGATGCCCGCGACGTGTGTGCCGTGGCCGCCACCGACCGCACGGCCTGCGCCGTAGCCGTCGCCGGTGAAGTTCCGCGAGAGGTCGGTGTTGACTGCGTGCTGGAGGTCGGGGTGAGTCGCAGAGACACCGGAGTCAATGACCGCAACCCGCGTGCCTTCACCGCGGGTCACGTCGTGGACGGCGGGGATGTTCTGTACCTGTTTGTCCCACTGCATCGCGTAGCCGGGTTCGTCCGAAGTTTCGGCAGCGCTCGCAGGAATGTCGAGTTCGTAGATGAGGTCAGGTGCAAAGGAGACGCCGAGGGCAGAGACCGCCGACTTCGTCCCCGAGACAACCGCGTAGCCAACGTCGTCTAGGTCGTGGACGACGCTCAGCGCCGATGCGGTGAGTTGCTGGTCGCTCAGGTGTTTTGTTTCGACGATGTACCGTTCCGTTGCTTCAGTTGCTGAGACGATTGGACTGGCGGCAATCCCACCCACGAGAAGGCCACTCGCTTTGAGAAAACAACGACGAGAATTGTTTACCATACAGGCTTACTTTCACACATGATAACATATATTATTCTATAAGTTCGATTATTTAATCAAGTCTAATATACAACTGAAAAAGCTGTGGCTCGGTGGTACAATCGGCCGAAAAACGGGTGGAAAGTAGGTGGTGTTACGCCGTTGCCTTGAGGACGTCGTCTAAGTACTGCTGTTCCCATTCTTTGCGCGCTTCGATTTCGCGGCGGCCGCGGCGCGTGAGGGTGTAGAAGTTCGTCCGGCGGTCGAGTTCGCCCTTTTCGACGAGGCCCTTGTCGACGAGGGTGTCGAGGTTCGGGTAGAGTCGCCCGTGGTGAATCTCCTTTTCGTAGTAGGATTCGAGTTCTTCTTTGATGGCGAGGCCATGCGGTTCGTCTTTGCCTGCAATCACGTACAACAGGTCACGCTGGAAACCAGTCAGGTCGTGCATTACCACACAGTATCACGTACCCCTTCTTATCCCTAATGGCCGAATACGTGTCCCATTGACAGGTATCCTCCCAACTATCTGACTCGACTGATGGTGCAGTATCGACGCTGCGAAATTACGCAGACTGAATGCCCGTGACTTCGAATCGAGCGCCCGCAGAAGCCCCCTCTCGAATCGAGATATTCCAGTCATGCCCCTCAACAATCTGCTGTACGATTGATAACCCGAGTCCGGTACCTTCTGGTGCGTCGGTGAATCCGGCTTCGAACACTTCGGCTCGGCGTTCTGGTGGGATTCCAGGCCCGTCGTCTTCGACGTAGAAGCCCCGGTCATCCGTGAGCGTGCCGACGTGGACTGCCACCGTTTCACCACCGTGTTCGATGGCGTTTCGAAAGAGATTCTCGAACAGCTCATACAACCGCCCCTCATCCGCCAAGACCGTCGTTACGGGGTCAATATCCACGGTGAGCGTCGCCTCGTGTGAATCGACGTGCGACCACGACGTTTCGACAGCCTGTCGAAGCGCTACCACGTCCGGGTCGAGTACGGTTCGCCCCTGTTTGGCGAGCGTGAGAAGCTCGTCTATCAACTGCTTGATTCGCTCGTGTGCGCGCTCGACCGAATCGAGATGCTCCGCCGTGTCACCCTCCCGGGAGAGTGAGAGTTGCCCTATGGCGATGGCGAGTGGGTTTCGCAGGTCGTGGGCAATCGTGTCGGCGAACGTTTCGAGCCGCTCGTTCTGTCGTTCGAGATTTTCCTGTTTCTCGATTCGCTCGGTGATATCTCTGAAGATACCGATTCGCTCTGCGTCCGTGTCTCGGTCGGTGATACTGGCGGTGCGCAACTCCGTTACGAGCCGAGTGTCGTTTTCGAGTTCCCACTCGACCATCGTCGTATCTGACGCATCGCCAGTCATCTGCCGGTGGAACTGTTCGACAGCCGTACTGGGAGAGAGTTGGAGCGTCGAGATCGACGCGCCGGTAACCGTTGACGCATCGACATCGAAGGTGGTGGTAAACGCGCTGTTCACCTCCGTCACGATTCCATCGGCGGTGCCGACGAGTACGGGGTCTGGTGAGGCGTGGAACAACGTTTTGAACCGCTGTTCGCTCTGATCTTTCTGCCGCGTGAGTTCGAGCGAAAGCGCGCGTCGTTCGAGGAGATTTTCGACACGAACGTTGAGTGCGGTTTTGCTTACTGGTCGCTGTATCACCTCGTCTACAGTGTCCGTGATTGCAGACGAGAGGTCGTCCGGTGAGTGTGTGCCGGTGAGCAGTAAGTACGGGAGGAAAGTCGGCTCAGCCGCCTCTTTTTCTGCTTCGAGTTGCTCGCGGTACCGCTGAAACGACTGGATGTCGAGCAGACAGAGGTCGAACGTCGGCTCGGAGAACGGGTCGTCTGCGTGCGTTTGTACGGCAACGTCTGAAAACTGGTTCGTGAGGAGTTCTCGATTCCGGTCGCTCTCTACGAGCAACAACAGCGTCGGCGTCGAGATGCCGTCGGGGGCTGCAGACGCCACTCGTTGTTCAGTCATTGCTCCGGTGACCCGGGCTGGTGTCCCATTCCGGAGATCCGCTGAGGATCCCCTGCAGGTTTGTGAGTGGGTCGCCAACGGTGATTCCGTATTTCGTAATCTCGAATTCGCGAAGCGTCCGCTCGAAGTTACTGGTCCGCATTTTCAACACGCCGATGACCTTCCGCATCTCGCCTTTGAACTCGAGGTGTCGGAAGAAGACGATGTTATCTGCGAGATAGCTGATGCCGACGTTCGTTGCCTGGAACTCTCCGGTGACGTTCGCCACTTCATCGATGAGGATGACAGTCACGCCCATATTTTTCAGATACTTGTTGAGCGAGTGCAGATGCGTGATGAGTTCATCTTCTTCGCCCCGGAGGCTGAGTTTGTAGCCAGCCACCCCGTCGATCATGACGATGTCCGTGCCTTCGACCTCAACTTCGTGGCGGACGCGTTCTGCGAACTCCTGTGGAGAGACTTTGAGTGGCTCTATCTCTTCGACTTTGAGCGACCCCCGCTCACACATCTTCGTGACGGGTGTGTTAATGGCCTCAGAGCGCTGTTTGAACGTGGCTTCTGATTCCTCAAAGAGGTAGATGACCGACCGTTCGCCGCGGCCTGCGGCTTCTTTCATGAACTGTGTGCCTGTCGTTGTTTTCCCGACGCCCGTCGGGCCACTAATCACGGTGACTGTGCCACGATTCAACCCGCCACAGAGCAGTTCGTCCACCTCGGGAATTCCTGCCGAAACCTTCTCTTCGACGAACGATTTGTTGTGCTTATCCGGCCTAATTTCTGGAAAGACGGTGAGTCCGTCTGCATTCAGTTTCAACGAGTGATTCCCATTTTCGACGGACGACCCGCGAAACTTCGGGACGCTAATTTTGCGTCCGGTCGAAGTGTATCCGAGTTCGATGGTTCCGTCGCTCATGAACTGGAGGTCTTCGTCGGGTGCGTTCTCCGTTGCTTGTGTCGTAAACAGCACGGTTGCACCGTACTCACTGAGGAGGCGCATGAACGACAGCGCCTGCTTTCGGAACTGGTACTCGTCGGTCGAGAGGTAGCGAAGTTGTGTAATCGGGTCAACGAACACGCGGTCTGGGTCGAGTTCTTCGACGCGGTCTGTAATCGCCTTGACCATCGGATCTCGCTCAACTTCGCTCGACTCGAAGATATCGTAGCCCTGGTCGTCTGCGAAGAACTCTGAGTTGGGGCTTAAATCGAGGAAATTGATGCCGTCAACATCGAAGCCAAGCCCGGCTGCGTTCTGGGCGATGTCTTCGGTCGTTTCCTCTAAATTGATGAACAGCGCGGTTTCGTCGTTTTCGACGCCCTTAGTGAGATAGTGTAGGCCAAGAATTGTTTTCCCCGTTCCCGGGTCACCGCGGACGAGATAGCTACGCTCTGTGATGAGCCCGCCGTTGAGAATGTCATCGAGGCGCTCTACGCCGGTCGAAATGCGTTCCGGTGGTTGCTCGCGGTTCTTCTGCGGGCCGGGGTCTGAATTTTGCGTCATGGTTAGCGGAGGGGTGTCGGCTTGGTTGCGAAAGGTGTCGGGTTCGAACACTCATTTCGGCCGTCGAGGTGGCCGATTGCGCCAGCGTTCGCGTCGCAGATGGAACCCATAGATGTTCTTTCACCTCAGAAAAATTCTATAATTAATCAATTATGTCTGGCCGTAAAAATGTTCTGGTCAACTGTACAGTACAGAGCTCCGCATGCTTCTGTGTCCAGCGTGCGAGGCCACTGCTGTGCATTTGCTATCGTGCCATGTGGTTTATTTGTCTGGAGGTCGCGCCAAACTCACGCGCCTCTTGTAGCATGATTCGCCACGGTCACGTGGCAAAAACCGCCCTGCAGTTGGCTTATCTCAGTAATCGGTTCTTGTTGTTATAACTCAAATACCGTTCCCAAAACATCTATGATACTTCAGAGAGAGGTAGCGGTGTGAACGTGGTCGTTCTTGCTGAAGCTTCGGTCAGTGATGCCGTAGCTGCGGCGCTCTCAGACCACACCGTCCAGACCGTCTCGTCAGTCGAGGCAACCAGCACCGTGGCTCCCCCGGATCTGTTTTTCGTTTCACTTTCGGTTCCGGGTGTCGCTGCGTTTGCAGCCACGGTGGACATTCCCCTCATCGCGATTGCCGACGACGACACGGCACGCGATGATTTCTGCGCCGTCCTTTCTCAGCCAGCAGACCCAGAAGCTGTCCGGTCTGCCCTCACCTGTGCAGAGCGCGTTATCGACTACCAACACGCTGTAGACGAACTCTACACGCTGTGCCGGGCGCGCGCAAAGGGCAACGAGGTGTCCTCGCGCAAACTTCAGGAAGCACGCTCGTCTGCGCGAGAGCGGCTCCAAGCGGTCAATCGAAGCGGCATCCCACCGCTCAAGCAGTTGCTTCGGTGAGCTACGCGAGAACGCCACGCCAGTTGCGCGGCCCGTTTTATCTGGCAGGCTGACCTGTCCGTAAACTGCGAACTTTTATTCACCATACAGCCACAAGTACGGATAATGGTCGAGGCGTTTGCCGTCGCAAGCGGAAAAGGCGGGACGGGAAAGACAACGAGTACGCTGGCGCTCGGGATGGCGCTTGCCGCGGAATACGACGTTACCGTTGTTGACGCGGATACGGGGATGGCGAACCTCTTGTTCCATGCCGGACTCGCTGATGTCGAAACCACGCTTCACGATGTGCTGTTGAGTGACGACCCCGCGCCCGTCTCCGCAGCCGTCTACGAGCAGTTCGGGATGAAGGTCGTGCCCTGCGGGACGAGCCTCGCAGATTTCAAGGCCGCAGAGCCAGCGCGGCTCACACACGTTGTCGCGGAACTCGCTGCTGACACGGACGTGCTCTTGCTCGACTCGCCCGCCGCCCTCGACAGCAGGAGCGCCGTCCTCCCAATCGTGCTCGCAGACCGCATCATCGTCGTGCTCGAACCGACGATTCCGGCGCTCTCTGACGCGCTCAAAGTACAGGAGTACGCCCGGTCGTACAGCACGGGAACAGCGGGCGTGCTGTTCAACAAAGTGCGCGACGAGGCGGGCATCGACCGCATCACCGAACAGGCTGCCCGTTACTTCGACGGACCGACGCTCGCCACCGTTCCTGCAAGCGAACACGCACGCGCCGCACGCCGCGCCGGAAAACCGCTACTCGCACACGCGCCTGACTCGGCGGCCGCCGACGCCTACCGTACCGCCGCATCTCGCATCGACGTACAGGCGGGCGAATCGGGCGCGGTGGCAGACCGCTTTCGCAGCGCGGTGATTCCAAAGTCGCCATGAAACTGCCCCGAGGCACGCTCGAAAAATCGCGGGTCGTCCCGAGCCCCGGAGCCACGTTCGAGACGGCACTCGAACGCGAACTCACCGGCTACGCCGTGCTCGTTCCTCAAGACTCGCTGTTGCTCGATGAAGACGGCCGTGGCGTGGTGACCTTCGAAGCGGGCATTCCACTGCTCGCCTACCACACAGGGACAAATCGCGGTGGCCCGGCGGCGCTTGCCGACCTCGCCGTCCCGGGCCCGTACAGCGTCTCGCTGTTCTCGCTCAGTGCTGACGTCCTCGCCGCCGTCCACGAAAACGACGACTTGGCTGTCCCGCCGGGCATGCCCGCAGAGCGCGTCGCCGGCGACGCAGCCCTTGCGGCGCGGACGAGAGCGGCCGCGCCAACAGCCCGCCTCACTGCGTCATCGCCGGATGCGGCAGACGAGCCGGGCGCAGTCGAGGCGTTTCTGGCCGACGAGGAGAAAATTGCGGCCATCCAACAGCAGGCGCGAGCAGAGGCTGCTGCGCGCGCAGAAGAGTGGGGATTTTCCGACCACACAGAGTGACAGGCTCGGTGCGAACCGGGTGCAGGTGGCCACACCGACAAGAGACGCCGCTGACATAATCATTATGCACTCTTAGACCGTGACATACATCAACATGGTTTCAATGGGGGCGACCGCAAGCGCGGTCTACACACGCAGTCCGCAGATGGAGGGGGCAGATTGGTGTCAGGCATTCGAGTGTGCTGGCGCGGCGCAGTTGAGCGAGTTATATCTCTACGTCGGCGTTGGACTGTTCACACTCGCGCTGGTCGCCACCGTCCTCTATCTCGGGCAAGCACGGCGTATTTGTGATACCGAAGTCTCACGGACTCGCACAGAGCGCGATGCCTACGCGCGCTTCCTTCGTCGGCTGACGGGCATCAGTGCCTCACAAATGATGACGCAGGTGCAAACCGGCGGGATGACGGTTGCAAACGTGCAGACTGCAGACCAGTCGCTAAAGGATGTCAGAGAAGCGTTTGAACAGACGGTGATGGCCGTCCCTCACTTCACAGAGGAGTACGACGAGTCGCTCGAAGTCCACATGTCAATCGAGTTCGGCGACGAACTCGCTCGGGCGGTGAGCCACGGCACACAGCTCACTCCACAGCTCAAACAGGTGCTCATCCAACAAACTGAGTACGCCTGCACCCAGCGCGACGCGATGCTCGGCACGCTCGATACGGAGCTTGAAGACCTCAAAGCAGCGACCGCGCTGCTCGACACGGTCGAAGGCGAACTCGATGACGTGACCAGTGAGCCGCTCTACCGGCGGTCGTACGCAGACCTTCACGCGGCGTGGGAACGCCTTGGCAACCTCGAAACGCGCGTAAAAACGTTGCTCACCGACCGCCAACAGGAGATGCAGTCAGGGATTCAGTTCGGGATTCGCCGTACCGACAGCGGCAAGTTCCACGACTATCTCTACCAGTCGTTAGACGTGTCGTATCCCGTGCTCGCGGACGGAGCGAACACGGTAGACCGCATTCGGGATGTTCGTCACGACCTCCTCGACATGCTCACGCGGCGGGTCTGAGAAGCGGAGTGTATTCTGTTTTCTCGGCGTTATCGGATTTCAGTGAACAGAACGATTTCAAAGCCGACTACAATTGACAGACAACTTGCCTTCGCTGGTCAAGACCATCGAGGAGTCAGACGTTTTTACCGGGTGACGACTGGATTTTGGGCGGATAGAATTTTCATTTCGCACGGGTCAGCAGACTCCAGAGAACGCCAAAAATGCCAATGGAGACACTGAACAACGACCCATAGTACACGACGTCCGTGAAGGAATCCTCACAGTCAGCGGCTACGGTAGGGTCATCATCGTACATGTCGTGGCACGTCTGGATTTCTTGCTGGTTCCACGTTCCGACGATAAGCCCGCCGCCAATCACCAGCAGAAACAGCAGCACCCAGCTGTTACGACGGAACATATCAACAAACCTACTGATAGTGGTTCGGACAAAGTACTTTGTGGTAATCACATCGTCTGCGTGTGTCAGCAAGGCTGGGGGCATGAGACTGAGACGCGCAGCAATCGCTCCGGTATTTTCCCCCACAGAAAGGACCTCCACCATCTCCGAGAAAGAGTGATGCGGCTTCTTCGCGTATCTGAGCCATGTCTCTCGTCGAAACGCCCACGAGGCGACCGCCCGGCCCGACTGGCTTTCCAATGGTCGGCAACGGGATGCAGTTCGGCCGCGACCCACTCGGCTACATGACCCACGCGGCGCGTGCCTACGGCGACATCGTCTATCTGGAGTTCGGCAGGCGACCGTTCTACCAGCTGAATCATCCCGACGACATCAGGTACGTCCTCGTCGAGAACAACCAAAATTACGTAAAAGGCGATTTGTTCCAGTACCAACTCCGGCTGCTTGGACAGGGGTTGTTGAACAGCGAAGGCGAGCGGTGGCGCGAACAACGCCACCGCCTTGAGCCTGCGTTCCACCCGACGAGAGTCGCGGCGTTCGCGGACACCATGACCGCGTACACCACCCGCCTCACCGACGAGTGGCGAGACGGCGAGGTGCGTGACATCCACGACGACATGATGCGGCTCACCGTAGAAATCGTCGCGGACGCGCTGTTCTCGGTGGACATTCGAAAGGAGTCGGTCGAAATCGGCGATGCCTTAGAGACAGTGATGGCGCAGTTCCGTCGCTCGTCGCGCCTCCCGGTCGAAGTCCCCGACTGGGTGCCAACGCCCGGCAACCTCGAGTTTCACCGCGCGGCGAGGGCGCTCGACGCCGTCGTGGCGAACATCATCCGCGAGCGACAGGCTGGAGAGCGCGAGGGTGCAGACGACGTGGTGTCGCGGCTTCTCGACGCCGGGGTTCCAGCAGACAACCTCCGCGATGAGGTGCTCACGCTCGTCCTCGCTGGCCACGAGACGACGGCGCTCGCGCTCTCGTACTCATTCGACTTGCTCACGCGCCACCCCGCCGTGCTCGCTGCCCTCCAAGCCGAACTCGATGAACTGGACCGCCACCCGCCAACGATGGCGGACCTTCCTCACATGGGACTCACCGAACAGGTGTTGAAAGAGTCGATGCGCCTCTACCCGCCGGTGTACGGCCTTCTGCGCGAACCCATCGCGGCCGACGAAATCGGCGGCTACCCCATCCCGCCCGGGGCGACCATCGGGATGCACCAGTGGGTACTCCACCGCGACCCGCGCTTTTTCCCCGACCCACGAAGCTTCCGCCCCGACCGGTGGACGGCGGCCTTCGAACAACAACTACCAGCGTTCGCCTACTTCCCGTTCGGTGGCGGCCCGCGCAGGTGCATCGGCGACCGCTTCGCTATGCTCGAAGCGAAGTTCGTGCTGGCGACGATTCTCCAACAGTTCGATATGGAAGCCGTGTCGAATCGTCCATTAAAACTCGACCCGGCGATTACGCTGCGGCCAAAAGATGGGATTTCGGTGCGCGTCACGCGGCGCTAATCAGTCGAGAAGGTGATACCGGTCGCCGTCTTGCACGACGAATCCGCGACTAACGAGCGTCCTGAGCACCGGATACAACGAGATGTGGGTCATAGAAAGTTCCTCGTGGAGTTCTTCGACAGTGGCTCCGTGTTCCGTTTGCAGGTAGTAGTAGACGAGCTTCGAACTCGGCGATTCCAACTCGACGGGGAGTGCGCGTCGTTTCTGTGAAACGACAGCACGTTTCGCAGTCATTGCATCAACTCTATTTTCGACGATAATAAAACTGCTCTACGACAATTGTCGAACTCTCGCGTGCTGACAGGACTCGCGCTAGTGCGGGTGTCTGCGCCACTCCATCGCGTCATGCGCACGTCTGACGTGCCATTATTGTCGTTCCACGGGAAGAGAACAGCATGGAGAGTATCGCAGACGCCTACAGCAAGCGAGAACGCCCCGAACGTGACCTGCGCCGGGTGCTCGCTGGTGGGCTGTTTCTCGTCCTCGGTACCGTCGGCCTCGTCTCCGCGATTGCGATGGCGACGACAGGTCTCTTCGAGACGCTCGGCCTGAGTGTGTTCGGCGCACGAAAGCTCGCCGGAGTACTCGCGGGCGTCGCCATCCCGGCCATCTTACTCGGCATCGTTGTTGCCTTGCCAACCGAAAAAGCCGCCCTCCGCGGCGTTCTCGGCGGAAGCCTCCTCGCACTCGTCGCCGTCGCTATCTTCCAGTTTGCCTACCCCTTCTGGTGGAGCGGCGCGACGACCGGCAATCCCGACCTCACCTTGCTCGTCGTCGGGACGTACTTCCTCGGCGCAATCATCGCGTTTGCCTACGTGTTCGTCGCCGTTGCCACGTTCAAAACCCGCAACACGCCCGGCGACATGGTGACCGTCGAAATCATGACCGAAGGTGAGACGCGCACGGTTGAGGTGCACCGCTCTGACGTTGCAGAGACAATTTCTGCAACCAACCGCTCGCACTCGAACAACTAACCTGTCGGACGAACGGCTTTCTTCTTCGCTCCCGTACCCCGCATAGACTCTGTCGATGATGACGACTACGCACATCGCAGTTGGCATGACCCTCGCCTACGGACTGGTGGTGCTGTTCCCCGCGTTTACGCCCGTCGTCCTCGGCGTCGCCATCGTTGCGAGCATCTTTCCCGACCTCGACGTGCTGTTCGAGCACCGAAAGACGCTCCATTTTCCGGTGTACTACGCCGTCGTCACCCTCCCAGCGACCGTGTTCGCCGCGCTGTGGCCCTCGGCGCTTTCGATAGGGCTGTTCACCTTCCTGCTGTTCGCGTGGGTACACTCGGTGTCCGATATTTTCGGGGGCGGCGCAGAAGCGCGGCCGTGGGAAGTCGAATCGAGACACGCGGTGTACGTCCATTTCACGAACCGCTGGCTGCCGCCGGATAGAGGCGTTCGATACGACGGCTCGCCCGAAGACCTCGCACTCGTGGTGGCGTTTTCAGTGCCTGCGTTCGTCCTCTACGACGGCCCGCTGTTCTACCTGCTCGTCGTGAATCTCTCGCTGTCGGTCGTTTACACGGTGTTCAGAAAGCAGGTGCCCGATTTCGACCTCTCGTGAGAACGGAGATAGAAGGCTTTGATATGACGCCCGAAAAAGCGATGGTTATGACCACCGGACTCGCCCCAGACGGCCTCAAATTCGCGGTGCTCGCATTTCTGGCTGGCCTCGCGGCGACGATTTTCTCCCCGATAGGCGCACTGTTCGGCCTGCTCCTCTCCGGGTCTGTGTTGCTGTTCTACCGCGACCCTGACCGCGAAATCACGACCGAGGGTGTCGCCGCCCCCGCAGATGGCAAAGTCTCTGTTATCCGTCGTGAAGACGACCAGCTTCGCGTTGGCACCTACATGAGTGCCCGCGACGTGCACGTGAATCGCGCCCCGCTCGCGGGAACGGTGCAGAAGGTCACGCACAAGCCCGGCGGCTACAAACTCGCTTTCTCGAAAGACTCGGACAACAACGAACAACTCCACATCGAGTTCGAAAACTTCACCGTCGTCCTTATCGCCGGGTGGTTCGCTCGCCGTATCCACCCCTACGTCGAAGCTGGTGACGAAGTCGAGAAAGGCGACCGCATCGGTCACATCTCGTTTGGGAGCCGGGCCGACGTGCTTCTTCCACCCGAGATAAAAGAAGACATGTTGGCGGTCGAGAAGGGCGACCGTGTGTACGCGGGTACCTCGATGCTCGCCCACGGGTTTAAGGAGTAATCAGCAGAACACAATGTAGATGGAGGGCGTTCTCTGGTACGTGCTTGCGAGCTCTCGAGGTGGCCCGACGCGGGTCCGCATCCTCAAAGAACTTCGGAGACGCCCACAGAACGCAAACCAGCTTGCGACGACGCTGGAACTTGATTACACGACGATTCGCCACCACCTCGATGTGCTCATGAAGAACAACGTCGTGCGGCGCACGGACGACGATTACGCCGCGGTGTATCTGTTCACCGACCAGCTCAAATCGAACTGGGACGTCGTCGAAGCGGTGCTCGCGGTCGTTGACACGGAGGAGCCATGAGTTCGGATGAATTTTGGACAGCGCATATAGCAACGACACACCAACGAGGAACTGATGAGTAGTCTGCTCGACGCAGCACGCGTTGCCGCCGCCGTAAACGTGCTCTTGCTCGTAGCACTTGGCTCGGTCTGGCTGCGAAACGTCCGTGACCACGGTGCCAGCCACACGAAAGGCCTGCTCGTGTTCGCCGCCTTCCTGCTCGTCGAGAACCTCCTGTGGCTCTATTTCT encodes:
- a CDS encoding winged helix-turn-helix domain-containing protein, with amino-acid sequence MEGVLWYVLASSRGGPTRVRILKELRRRPQNANQLATTLELDYTTIRHHLDVLMKNNVVRRTDDDYAAVYLFTDQLKSNWDVVEAVLAVVDTEEP
- a CDS encoding protein sorting system archaetidylserine decarboxylase gives rise to the protein MTPEKAMVMTTGLAPDGLKFAVLAFLAGLAATIFSPIGALFGLLLSGSVLLFYRDPDREITTEGVAAPADGKVSVIRREDDQLRVGTYMSARDVHVNRAPLAGTVQKVTHKPGGYKLAFSKDSDNNEQLHIEFENFTVVLIAGWFARRIHPYVEAGDEVEKGDRIGHISFGSRADVLLPPEIKEDMLAVEKGDRVYAGTSMLAHGFKE
- a CDS encoding TrmB family transcriptional regulator → MTAKRAVVSQKRRALPVELESPSSKLVYYYLQTEHGATVEELHEELSMTHISLYPVLRTLVSRGFVVQDGDRYHLLD
- a CDS encoding S8 family serine peptidase produces the protein MVNNSRRCFLKASGLLVGGIAASPIVSATEATERYIVETKHLSDQQLTASALSVVHDLDDVGYAVVSGTKSAVSALGVSFAPDLIYELDIPASAAETSDEPGYAMQWDKQVQNIPAVHDVTRGEGTRVAVIDSGVSATHPDLQHAVNTDLSRNFTGDGYGAGRAVGGGHGTHVAGIIAASDQNDEGVTGSAPATEIIDCRVFSTGPSANFGDILAALVYAGQIGCDAANMSLGAYPVSRSANGQFYGKVLNRTTAYVSTQLDTLIVASSGNDGAALQHDGNAISLPNEAAHVMSISATGPVGYQWGDDGLRESFDSPAFYTNYGTNAVDLGAPGGDADVDAIDTGVPWFYDLVYNTYAIPTYDEATDSFRFENTYSWLAGTSMAAPQVAAAAALVKSVNPDYSANKVRTVLERTSSVPEGHDKEYYGAGFLDPLAAVLD
- a CDS encoding cytochrome P450; the encoded protein is MSLVETPTRRPPGPTGFPMVGNGMQFGRDPLGYMTHAARAYGDIVYLEFGRRPFYQLNHPDDIRYVLVENNQNYVKGDLFQYQLRLLGQGLLNSEGERWREQRHRLEPAFHPTRVAAFADTMTAYTTRLTDEWRDGEVRDIHDDMMRLTVEIVADALFSVDIRKESVEIGDALETVMAQFRRSSRLPVEVPDWVPTPGNLEFHRAARALDAVVANIIRERQAGEREGADDVVSRLLDAGVPADNLRDEVLTLVLAGHETTALALSYSFDLLTRHPAVLAALQAELDELDRHPPTMADLPHMGLTEQVLKESMRLYPPVYGLLREPIAADEIGGYPIPPGATIGMHQWVLHRDPRFFPDPRSFRPDRWTAAFEQQLPAFAYFPFGGGPRRCIGDRFAMLEAKFVLATILQQFDMEAVSNRPLKLDPAITLRPKDGISVRVTRR
- a CDS encoding metal-dependent hydrolase, which translates into the protein MMTTTHIAVGMTLAYGLVVLFPAFTPVVLGVAIVASIFPDLDVLFEHRKTLHFPVYYAVVTLPATVFAALWPSALSIGLFTFLLFAWVHSVSDIFGGGAEARPWEVESRHAVYVHFTNRWLPPDRGVRYDGSPEDLALVVAFSVPAFVLYDGPLFYLLVVNLSLSVVYTVFRKQVPDFDLS
- a CDS encoding PadR family transcriptional regulator, giving the protein MHDLTGFQRDLLYVIAGKDEPHGLAIKEELESYYEKEIHHGRLYPNLDTLVDKGLVEKGELDRRTNFYTLTRRGRREIEARKEWEQQYLDDVLKATA
- a CDS encoding P-loop NTPase, which encodes MVEAFAVASGKGGTGKTTSTLALGMALAAEYDVTVVDADTGMANLLFHAGLADVETTLHDVLLSDDPAPVSAAVYEQFGMKVVPCGTSLADFKAAEPARLTHVVAELAADTDVLLLDSPAALDSRSAVLPIVLADRIIVVLEPTIPALSDALKVQEYARSYSTGTAGVLFNKVRDEAGIDRITEQAARYFDGPTLATVPASEHARAARRAGKPLLAHAPDSAAADAYRTAASRIDVQAGESGAVADRFRSAVIPKSP
- a CDS encoding ATP-binding protein translates to MTEQRVASAAPDGISTPTLLLLVESDRNRELLTNQFSDVAVQTHADDPFSEPTFDLCLLDIQSFQRYREQLEAEKEAAEPTFLPYLLLTGTHSPDDLSSAITDTVDEVIQRPVSKTALNVRVENLLERRALSLELTRQKDQSEQRFKTLFHASPDPVLVGTADGIVTEVNSAFTTTFDVDASTVTGASISTLQLSPSTAVEQFHRQMTGDASDTTMVEWELENDTRLVTELRTASITDRDTDAERIGIFRDITERIEKQENLERQNERLETFADTIAHDLRNPLAIAIGQLSLSREGDTAEHLDSVERAHERIKQLIDELLTLAKQGRTVLDPDVVALRQAVETSWSHVDSHEATLTVDIDPVTTVLADEGRLYELFENLFRNAIEHGGETVAVHVGTLTDDRGFYVEDDGPGIPPERRAEVFEAGFTDAPEGTGLGLSIVQQIVEGHDWNISIREGASAGARFEVTGIQSA
- a CDS encoding ATPase domain-containing protein, translating into MTQNSDPGPQKNREQPPERISTGVERLDDILNGGLITERSYLVRGDPGTGKTILGLHYLTKGVENDETALFINLEETTEDIAQNAAGLGFDVDGINFLDLSPNSEFFADDQGYDIFESSEVERDPMVKAITDRVEELDPDRVFVDPITQLRYLSTDEYQFRKQALSFMRLLSEYGATVLFTTQATENAPDEDLQFMSDGTIELGYTSTGRKISVPKFRGSSVENGNHSLKLNADGLTVFPEIRPDKHNKSFVEEKVSAGIPEVDELLCGGLNRGTVTVISGPTGVGKTTTGTQFMKEAAGRGERSVIYLFEESEATFKQRSEAINTPVTKMCERGSLKVEEIEPLKVSPQEFAERVRHEVEVEGTDIVMIDGVAGYKLSLRGEEDELITHLHSLNKYLKNMGVTVILIDEVANVTGEFQATNVGISYLADNIVFFRHLEFKGEMRKVIGVLKMRTSNFERTLREFEITKYGITVGDPLTNLQGILSGSPEWDTSPGHRSND